Genomic segment of Arachis hypogaea cultivar Tifrunner chromosome 16, arahy.Tifrunner.gnm2.J5K5, whole genome shotgun sequence:
GAGAAAATGGGACAGCATTACGGATAGCAAGAGTAGTGTGGGGTTGGGGTTTAAGGACCTCGAAAAACATAATATTGCTTATCTTGCCAAACAAGCGTGGAGAGCAATGAAAAATCCAGATGCAATTTGGGTTCAGGTATTAAAATCGATATATTTTCCGGATGAAAACTTTTGGGCAGCAAAGTGTAAAAAAGGCGCACCATGGGTTTGGAGAAGCATTTTGCATGGAAGAGAACTATTAAGGGAAAGAGCCAGGTGGAGCATAGGGGATGGGTCCAACGTAAGTATCTGGAAAGACAATTGGATCACTGGGAGAAGCAAGCCCCTGGATGCGTATACTACAGATGActcaaaggtaaaagatctcattaaAAATGAGGAAGGGTGGAACAGAGAAATAATTGAAAACAGATTTCCCCAGAAAATCTGCAAAGAGATTCTTAGCACTCTTGTTAGTATAGTGAATCGAGATGACTACTTGTACTGACCATGGAAGGAAGATGGAAGTTATTCCATAAGAACTGGATATTATGTTGCAAAAAAGGCAGGGCAGGACATGAGAAATGGAAAGCCATCAACAAGTGAAGACAAAAAGGAGATATGGAAGGAGGTATGGAGAATGGAGGTCTTGCAGAAAATCAGAATGTTTTTATGGAAAGCATGCCAGGATATATTACCAGTAGGCTCTAATTTGCATAAAAGGAAGATGGCACCAGACCCATTATGTCAGATATGCTTAAAAGGGATGAGACGGTAGAACATGCCTTACTGCTATGTGATTGGGCGAGAGCAACATGGTTCGGGGCGGAATGCCAATGGACCCCAACAGCGGAGACAGTGAACTCGATTGGAAGTTGGATGGTAGAATGTATAAGAAAGATCATAGCAGGAGGTGGAGACGACCAGGAGAAGAGGATTAGTAAGCTAGGATTTCTCTTGTGGGAGATATGGAAAACCAGAAATAACAAACTCTTTCAAAAACAGGAAGTGAATCCCAGTTGGACAATCAGCAGAGCAAGAATGCTAGAGACAGTTTATGGGAAACTAGTAGAGAAACAACAGACACAAAAAATAGAAGCCAATAGAAGCAGAACTTTCCCGGTGTCATGGAGACCTCCTCCTGAAACTTGGCTAAAAGCAAATGTTGATGCTGCCTTTCGAAAGGACAATGGGACAGGCACAATAGCTGTGGTGATCAGAGATAGTTAGGGGTGAGCACGAGTAGCGGGTACCCGATTACCCGTCCGAACtcgaaccgaaccaattaaattagTTCTGAAACCAACGGGTAATTGGGTCCAACT
This window contains:
- the LOC112757188 gene encoding uncharacterized protein, translated to MGKLEGWKERLLNQAGKETLIKSVIQAMPSYAMNIIKFSKSFCRRICSKVARLYWATSGKERGIHWRKWDSITDSKSSVGLGFKDLEKHNIAYLAKQAWRAMKNPDAIWVQVLKSIYFPDENFWAAKCKKGAPWVWRSILHGRELLRERARWSIGDGSNVSIWKDNWITGRSKPLDAYTTDDSKEDGSYSIRTGYYVAKKAGQDMRNGKPSTSEDKKEIWKEEDGTRPIMSDMLKRDETVEHALLLCDWARATWFGAECQWTPTAETVNSIGSWMVECIRKIIAGGGDDQEKRISKLGFLLWEIWKTRNNKLFQKQEVNPSWTISRARMLETVYGKLVEKQQTQKIEANRSRTFPVSWRPPPETWLKANVDAAFRKDNGTGTIAVVIRDS